One genomic window of Hydra vulgaris chromosome 03, alternate assembly HydraT2T_AEP includes the following:
- the LOC136078220 gene encoding uncharacterized protein LOC136078220: MLICCMVAKFHWTLAIIKPDDKTIHYINPMGELINSIKKEESKWNRYLQQRYGIIEKFRILTSPHAKQADSISCGVFCLKFAENYINGEELVNTFPIEEVNAYRKKVVQLLLDEGGQKCWQDSWMDCVVFAEVKLVQKLEKIKKKINGY; the protein is encoded by the exons ATGTTAATATGCTGCATGGTGGCAAAATTCCATTGGACGCTGGCT ATAATTAAACCAGATGATAAAACCATTCATTATATAAATCCTATGGGAGAGCTgattaattcaataaaaaaagaagaatccAAATGGAA TCGTTACTTACAACAGAGATATGGTATTATTGAAAAGTTTAGAATATTAACATCGCCACATGCTAAACAAGCTGACAGTATATCATGTGGAGTATTTTGCCTTAAG TTTgctgaaaattatataaatggaGAAGAATTAGTGAACACCTTTCCAATTGAAGAAGTGAATGCATATAGGAAGAAAGTGGTGCAACTACTATTAGATGAAGGAG GTCAAAAATGTTGGCAGGATAGTTGGATGGATTGTGTCGTATTTGCGGAAGTGAAACTGGtccaaaaactagaaaaaatcaaaaaaaagataaatgggtattaa